The Saccharomyces mikatae IFO 1815 strain IFO1815 genome assembly, chromosome: 13 genome has a segment encoding these proteins:
- the SCJ1 gene encoding Scj1p (similar to Saccharomyces cerevisiae SCJ1 (YMR214W); ancestral locus Anc_8.730), whose protein sequence is MIARFFLRFILSLLLLPLILAQDYYAILEVDKDASEKEIKSAYRQLSKKYHPDKNSGSEEAHHKFIEVGEAYDVLSDPEKKKIYDQFGADAVKNGGGGGGGAGGPGGGGFHDPFDIFEHMFQGGHGGPGGGFGQRQRQRGPMIKVQEKLSLKQFYSGTSIEFTLSLNDECDVCHGSGSADGKLAQCPDCQGRGVIIQVLRMGIMTQQIQQMCGRCGGTGQIIKNQCKTCHGKKVIKKNKFFHVDVPPGAPRNYLDTRAGEAEKGPDFDAGDLVIEFKEKDTENMGYRRRGDNLYRTEVLSAEEALYGGWQRTIEFFDENKPVKLSRPAHVVVSNGEIEVLKGFGMPKSGKGHGDLYIDYVVIMPNKLKREPTSLKDEL, encoded by the coding sequence ATGATTGCAAGATTCTTCTTACGCTTcattttatctttattgCTATTGCCGCTAATTCTGGCACAAGATTATTACGCAATACTGGAAGTAGACAAGGATGCTTCCGAGAAAGAGATCAAATCAGCATACAGACAATTATCCAAGAAATATCATCCCGACAAAAATTCTGGGAGTGAAGAAGCGCATCACAAATTCATCGAAGTTGGTGAGGCGTACGATGTATTGAGTGATcctgaaaagaagaagatttatGACCAATTTGGCGCAGATGCTGTAAAGAatggtggtggtggtggtggcgGCGCAGGCGGTCCCGGTGGAGGTGGATTCCACGATCCTTTTGACATTTTTGAGCATATGTTCCAAGGTGGCCATGGAGGCCCCGGTGGTGGTTTTGGCCAGAGACAGAGGCAACGTGGTCCTATGATCAAGGTCCAGGAAAAACTGTCCCTAAAACAATTTTATTCAGGCACTTCAATTGAATTTACTTTGAGTTTGAACGACGAATGTGATGTGTGCCATGGGAGTGGCTCTGCCGATGGTAAGTTGGCACAATGCCCTGATTGTCAAGGTCGTGGAGTTATAATACAAGTGCTGCGCATGGGTATTATGACACAGCAGATCCAACAGATGTGCGGCAGGTGTGGCGGTACGGGACAGATAATCAAGAACCAATGTAAAACGTGCCACGGTAAGAAGGtcatcaagaaaaacaaattcTTTCATGTTGATGTGCCACCTGGTGCACCTAGAAACTACTTGGACACAAGAGCAGGTGAGGCTGAAAAAGGTCCCGACTTTGACGCAGGTGATTTGGTAATAGAATTCAAGGAAAAAGACACAGAAAACATGGGttatagaagaagaggCGACAATCTGTACAGAACAGAAGTCCTTTCTGCCGAGGAGGCTCTATACGGCGGATGGCAAAGAACGATAGAGTTCTTTGATGAGAATAAACCTGTTAAGCTGTCCAGACCTGCGCATGTTGTTGTCTCCAATGGTGAGATCGAAGTTTTGAAGGGGTTCGGCATGCCCAAAAGTGGCAAGGGCCACGGTGATTTGTACATAGATTACGTCGTTATCATGCCAAACAAACTCAAACGAGAGCCAACTTCGCTTAAAGATGAGTTGTAA
- the GAS3 gene encoding putative 1,3-beta-glucanosyltransferase (similar to Saccharomyces cerevisiae GAS3 (YMR215W); ancestral locus Anc_8.731), with protein sequence MQLSKSVLLAALAATPSLVSAMLPIHIKNYRFIKPSSTKNSESDNEVFFVKGVDYQPGGSSGYDADSGADILSDPEICARDAYTFQQLGVNTVRIYSLNPDLNHDECMTIFNNAGIYAILDVNSGNYGESLNRADPSGTYDSLYLSRVFKFIDAFKNYPNVLGFFSGNEVINDEKNYAKIDPPYIRAVQRDMKQYIAKHANRTIPVGYSAADNTDLRLATFKYLQCNSLDGKKVNDDLDISRSDFFGLNTYEWCSGVSDWQSSGYDKLNSTFEDAVIPLIFSEYGCNTKTPRTFDEVSEGLYGGLKNVFSGGLVYEYTEEANNFGLVKVDDSGSLAYKDDFTNLESQLKNISLPTTKESELSSDSIYKCDNSAITEIYSGFGTDNFTLPSQPAEIVNMIKYGVNGTNTGKILTDYAVPTTFNYTIKNNKGDTVSATISYDKANTLNELDVTATAVAKSASTPQSSSHSVTSSTSGSSSAGKSSSTSSSSTSNSAKSKGVGNIVNISLNQSGYLALFVGLISAF encoded by the coding sequence ATGCAACTATCTAAAAGTGTATTACTAGCGGCATTGGCTGCTACCCCATCTTTGGTGAGTGCCATGCTTCCAATCCATATCAAAAACTATAGGTTTATTAAGCCATCATCTACCAAAAATAGCGAGTCCGATAATGAAGTTTTCTTCGTAAAAGGTGTTGATTATCAGCCGGGTGGATCGTCCGGTTACGATGCTGACTCCGGTGCAGATATTCTTTCTGATCCTGAGATATGTGCCAGGGACGCCTACACTTTCCAGCAACTTGGCGTCAACACAGTTAGAATATACTCCTTAAACCCTGATCTAAACCATGATGAGTGCATGACCATCTTCAACAACGCCGGAATTTATGCCATTTTGGATGTCAATAGTGGTAATTACGGTGAAAGTTTGAATCGTGCCGATCCATCTGGTACCTATGACTCTTTGTACTTGTCAAGAGTGttcaaattcattgatGCTTTCAAAAACTATCCTAATGTGCtaggttttttttctggtaACGAAGTcataaatgatgaaaagaactATGCAAAAATCGATCCTCCATACATCCGTGCTGTTCAAAGAGACATGAAACAGTATATTGCCAAGCACGCAAATAGAACTATCCCTGTTGGGTATTCTGCTGCCGACAATACTGATTTGAGATTGGCGACTTTCAAATACTTACAATGTAATTCATTAGATGGCAAAAAAGTCAATGACGATTTAGATATCTCTAGATCTGATTTCTTTGGTCTAAATACTTATGAGTGGTGCTCCGGTGTCTCCGACTGGCAATCATCTGGCTACGACAAACTAAACTCAACTTTCGAAGATGCTGTCATTCCATTAATCTTTTCTGAATATGGCTGCAATACAAAGACTCCAAGAACTTTTGATGAAGTTTCTGAAGGTTTGTATGGTGGCTTGAAGAACGTCTTCTCAGGAGGGCTGGTCTATGAGTACACTGAGGAAGCTAACAATTTCGGTTTAGTCAAAGTTGACGATAGTGGTTCTTTAGCCTATAAGGATGATTTCACTAATTTGGAGTCACAATTGAAGAACATTTCATTAccaacaacaaaagaaagcgAGCTTTCCTCAGATTCCATCTATAAGTGTGACAATAGTGCCATCACCGAAATATACTCTGGCTTTGGTACAGATAACTTCACATTGCCTTCCCAACCAGCAGAAATTGTCAACATGATTAAATATGGTGTTAATGGCACTAACACCGGGAAAATTTTGACTGATTATGCTGTTCCCACTACATTTAATTATAcaatcaaaaacaataaaggTGACACCGTCTCGGCTACTATCTCCTATGATAAAGCTAATACATTGAACGAACTAGACGTCACAGCCACAGCAGTCGCCAAGTCAGCCTCCACACCTCAATCATCTTCTCACTCCGTTACTTCAAGTACCAGTGGATCTTCAAGTGCGGGGAAATCTTCAAGCACTAGTTCGTCCTCAACATCAAACAGTGCTAAAAGTAAAGGTGTTGGAAACATCGTCAACATTTCCCTCAATCAATCTGGATATCTTGCCTTATTTGTAGGTTTAATATCTGCATTTTAA
- the SKY1 gene encoding serine/threonine protein kinase SKY1 (similar to Saccharomyces cerevisiae SKY1 (YMR216C); ancestral locus Anc_8.732) yields the protein MGSSINYPGFVAKSTHLGTSSADACISCEESASSQETKKNFFQRDYNMMKKAPTPTKSKLSLALQTSKSLSSANGTVPESNVSEIEDLSINSAKKKQGNDVESPVLVQSKSDTHSDSDSDLNSDSSISSCDERNEESLKDYRPGGYHPAFKGEPYKDSRYILVRKLGWGHFSTVWLAKDTVNSTHVAMKIVRSDKVYTEAAEDEIKLLQRVNDADNTKDDSIGANHILKLLDNFNHKGPNGVHVVMVFEVLGENLLALIKKYEHRGIPLIYVKQISKQLLLGLDYMHRRCGIIHTDIKPENVLMEIGDVEGIVQMVEALDKRKREAKRLQRHVSRSSDATTNDSDEKWSECQTSMPSDSNSNSKSRSIEKDLSKKSCFRRPRRHTIITGSQPLPSPISSSNFFEMRSHFCGSSHNSFSSVTGNRNIPSSVNNNSVNNGIITKSNSNLLNSIPHSLTRMFVNENSNDNNNNNNNNNINNNNNNNNNDNGNGKNSNNKNKNNDDNIMNSPLHEEQLADSLSIFDISNISQSSDTNAPFISNNMDSNSNISSNTNSPENLIQIKIADLGNACWYDEHYTNSIQTREYRSPEVLLGAPWGCGADIWSTACLIFELITGDFLFEPDEGHSYTKDDDHIAQIIELLGELPSYLLRNGKYTRTFFNSRGLLRNISKLKFWPLKDVLTEKYKFSKDEAKEISDFLTPMLQLDPRKRADAGGLVNHPWLRDTLGMEEIRVVDRELYGSGSDIPGWFEEVRDDKRH from the coding sequence ATGGGTTCATCGATTAATTATCCTGGGTTCGTAGCTAAGAGCACTCATTTGGGCACCTCTAGTGCGGATGCGTGCATATCGTGCGAGGAATCAGCAAGCTCACAGGaaacgaagaagaatttctttcaaagagaTTATaatatgatgaagaaggcGCCTACTCCGACAAAGTCTAAGCTGTCTTTGGCCCTACAGACTTCTAAGTCATTGTCTAGTGCTAACGGGACAGTGCCAGAAAGTAATGTCTCGGAGATAGAAGATCTTTCAATCAATAGCGccaagaagaaacaaggtaatgatgttgaatcTCCCGTATTGGTTCAATCGAAATCAGACACACACTCAGACTCAGATTCAGATCTCAATTCAGATTCCTCTATCTCGTCTTGTGATGAAAGAAACGAAGAGTCTTTGAAGGACTACAGGCCCGGCGGGTACCACCCCGCATTTAAAGGTGAACCTTACAAGGATTCACGTTACATTTTAGTAAGAAAACTTGGATGGGGCCATTTCTCTACCGTGTGGTTGGCAAAGGATACGGTAAACAGCACGCACGTTGCTATGAAAATTGTTCGAAGTGACAAGGTTTATACTGAAGCTgctgaagatgaaattaaaCTTTTGCAGAGGGTGAATGATGCTGATAACACAAAAGACGATTCCATAGGGGCTAATCACATTTTAAAGTTATTAGATAATTTCAATCATAAGGGCCCCAATGGTGTCCATGTGGTTATGGTATTTGAGGTCCTCGGTGAAAACCTATTAGCTTTGATTAAGAAATATGAGCATAGAGGAATTcctctgatttatgtcaAACAAATATCAAAGCAGCTACTGCTTGGTCTTGATTACATGCATAGGCGGTGTGGTATTATACACACAGACATTAAACCAGAGAACGTTTTAATGGAGATTGGAGATGTAGAGGGTATCGTTCAAATGGTGGAGGCGCTGGATAAGCGTAAAAGGGAAGCAAAGAGATTGCAAAGACATGTTTCGAGATCATCGGATGCCACTACAAATGATAGTGATGAGAAATGGTCCGAATGTCAAACAAGTATGCCCTCTGACTCAAACTCAAATTCCAAATCTCGTTCTATTGAGAAGGACCTATCTAAAAAATCGTGCTTTAGAAGACCAAGACGTCATACCATCATCACAGGATCACAGCCGTTACCTTCTCCGATTAGTTCCTCAAATTTCTTTGAGATGAGATCGCATTTTTGTGGCAGCAGTCATAATAGCTTTTCATCTGTAACTGGGAACAGAAACATTCCATCCTCTgtcaataataacagtGTTAATAACGGCATTATTACTAAGAGTAACAGCAATCTATTAAATTCAATCCCACATTCTTTGACCAGAATGTTCGTAAACGAAAACAGTAACgataacaacaacaacaacaataataacaatattaataataataacaataataataataatgataacgGTAACGGTAAAAATagcaataataaaaataaaaataatgacgATAATATAATGAATAGCCCATTGCATGAAGAGCAGCTGGCAGACTCTTTGTCTATATTTGACATTTCCAATATATCTCAAAGCTCGGATACCAATGCTCCATTTATTTCTAATAATATGGACTCGAATTCAAATATTAGTTCCAATACAAACTCTCCAGAAAATTTGATTCAGATCAAAATTGCAGATCTAGGTAATGCTTGTTGGTATGATGAACATTATACGAATTCTATACAGACAAGGGAATACAGATCACCAGAGGTATTATTAGGCGCTCCGTGGGGTTGTGGTGCAGACATATGGTCCACCGCCTGTCTAATTTTCGAATTGATTACCggtgattttctttttgaaccGGATGAAGGCCACTCTTACACCAAAGACGATGACCATATCGCACAAATTATTGAGTTATTGGGAGAGTTACCATCGTATCTTCTCAGGAATGGTAAGTATACAAGGACTTTCTTCAACTCAAGAGGCTTATTGagaaatatatcaaaattgaaattctGGCCCTTGAAAGATGTTTTGactgaaaaatataaattttcaaaagatgaagCAAAGGAAATATCTGATTTCTTGACACCTATGTTACAACTGGATCCAAGGAAAAGAGCCGATGCAGGTGGTTTAGTTAACCACCCATGGCTTCGGGATACCTTGGGTATGGAAGAAATTCGAGTGGTCGATAGAGAGCTTTATGGAAGTGGTTCTGACATCCCGGGATGGTTTGAAGAAGTTCGTGATGATAAAAGGCATTGA
- the GUA1 gene encoding GMP synthase (glutamine-hydrolyzing) (similar to Saccharomyces cerevisiae GUA1 (YMR217W); ancestral locus Anc_8.733) produces MAAKEQVSNMFDTILVLDFGSQYSHLITRRLREFNIYAEMLPCTQKISELGWTPKGVILSGGPYSVYAEGAPHVDHAIFDLNVPILGICYGMQELAWINGKQVGRGEKREYGPATLKVIDDSNPLFKGMNDSTVWMSHGDKLHGLPTGYKTIATSDNSPYCGIVHETKPIYGIQFHPEVTHSTQGKTLLKNFAVSLCHAKQNWTMENFIDTEINRIRKLVGPTAEVIGAVSGGVDSTVASKLMTEAIGDRFHAILVDNGVLRLNEAANVKKTLVEGLGINLMVVDASEEFLSKLKGVTDPEKKRKIIGNTFIHVFEREAEKIKPKDGKEIQFLLQGTLYPDVIESISFKGPSQTIKTHHNVGGLLENMKLKLIEPLRELFKDEVRHLGELLGIPHDLVWRHPFPGPGIAIRVLGEVTKEQVEIARKADNIYIEEIKKAGLYNQISQAFACLLPVKSVGVMGDQRTYDQVIALRAIETTDFMTADWFPFEHSFLKKVASRIVNEVDGVARVTYDITSKPPATVEWE; encoded by the coding sequence ATGGCTGCCAAAGAACAAGTTTCTAACATGTTTGACACTATCTTAGTCTTAGACTTTGGTTCTCAATATTCTCATTTGATTACCAGAAGATTGAGAGAATTCAACATCTATGCTGAGATGTTGCCATGCACTCAGAAGATTTCTGAATTGGGCTGGACTCCAAAGGGTGTCATTCTTTCTGGTGGTCCATACTCCGTGTACGCTGAAGGCGCTCCTCATGTAGACCACGCAATCTTTGATTTGAACGTGCCAATCTTAGGTATCTGTTACGGTATGCAAGAATTGGCTTGGATCAATGGTAAGCAAGTTGGTCGTGGTGAGAAGAGAGAGTACGGTCCTGCCACCTTAAAGGTGATTGACGATTCCAACCCTCTATTCAAGGGTATGAATGACTCAACTGTATGGATGTCTCACGGTGATAAACTGCACGGTTTACCAACCGGTTACAAGACCATCGCCACCTCTGATAACTCCCCATACTGTGGTATTGTCCACGAAACCAAACCAATCTATGGTATTCAATTCCACCCAGAAGTTACTCATTCCACCCAAGGTAAGActcttttgaagaactttGCTGTCAGTTTGTGTCATGCCAAGCAAAATTGGACGATGGAAAACTTTATTGACACTGAAATTAACAGAATCAGAAAATTGGTTGGCCCTACTGCTGAGGTCATTGGTGCCGTTTCTGGTGGTGTTGATTCCACTGTTGCTTCCAAGTTGATGACTGAAGCTATTGGTGATAGGTTCCATGCCATCTTGGTCGATAACGGTGTTTTGAGATTGAATGAAGCTGCCAACGTCAAGAAAACTCTTGTTGAAGGTTTAGGTATCAACTTAATGGTTGTCGATGCTTcagaagaatttttgagtAAATTGAAGGGCGTCACTGACccagaaaagaaaagaaaaattatcgGTAACACATTTATTCACGTCTTTGAAAGAGAGgctgaaaaaatcaagcCAAAAGATGGTAAGGAAATTCAGTTTTTGTTACAAGGAACTCTTTACCCAGATGTCATCGaatccatttcttttaaagGTCCTTCTCAAACCATCAAAACCCATCACAATGTCGGTGGTTTGTTGGAAAACATGAAGTTAAAGCTGATTGAACCATTGAGAGAGTTGTTCAAAGATGAAGTTAGACACCTGGGTGAATTATTGGGAATTCCTCATGATCTGGTCTGGAGACATCCATTCCCTGGTCCAGGTATTGCTATCCGTGTTCTAGGTGAAGTTACTAAGGAACAAGTCGAAATAGCAAGAAAGGCTGATAACATTTACATcgaagaaatcaagaaagcTGGTCTGTACAACCAGATTTCGCAAGCATTTGCTTGTTTGTTGCCCGTCAAGTCTGTTGGTGTGATGGGTGACCAAAGGACTTATGATCAAGTTATTGCCTTGAGAGCCATCGAAACTACTGATTTCATGACTGCGGACTGGTTTCCTTTCGAACACagtttcttgaagaaagttGCTTCAAGAATCGTCAATGAAGTAGATGGCGTTGCTAGGGTCACCTATGATATAACTTCTAAACCTCCTGCCACCGTTGAATGGGAATGA